One Ferribacterium limneticum genomic window, CCAGCGGTGAGAGCATGACGTCGACCGGAAACAGGCTGCCATCCTTGCGGCAGCCGAGCAGGTCGTTGCTGGCACCCATTGCGCGAGTCTTTGGCGCTGCCTGGTATTGCTCACGATAAGCAGCATGCGTCGATGCAAGATGGCGTGGTGTCAGTCGCTCGACCGGCTGGCCGATCAGTTCGTCCGGCGCGTAGCCGAACAGACTCTCCAAGGCGCCGTTCGCATACAGAATCAGGCCTGCTGTATCAACCACCAGCAAGCCATCGGGAACGGCTTCGAAAATTTTCTCAAAAACCCGCATCAGCCGTGACCACGCAATACCTCCGTCCAGCCAGGGACTCCGGTTTACAGCGCCGACGTTCGCGAAAACTACAGGAAATTGGATTGCGCCGGGCGGGTGAAGGTTCCCCGCTTCGGAACCGCTTGCATTGCCGCATCCGGGGCGGACTGGCATGATCACCGTTCTATCGAGAGGATTTCAAAATGAGCGATTTTTCGGCGTTGACCGCAGCATTGCTGGCATTTCGCGATGAACGCGACTGGCAGCAGTTTCACACGCTGCGCAATCTGATCACTTCCCTCAACCTCGAAGCGGCCGAGTTGCTGGAGCTGACCCAATGGAAAAGCGACGCCGAAGTCGAGGCGCTACCGGCCGATCCACAAACTGCCGAAGCCCTGCGCGACGAATGCGCCGATATCCTGCTTTACCTGCTGCTGATCGCCGATACGGCGGGCATCGATCTGGCCGCCGCGGCCCGCGCCAAACTGGCTAAAAACGCCGAAAAATACCCGGTCGACAAAGCCTATGGCTCGCGGGCCAAATACACCGAGCTAGGTTGATTCGCTTTCCAGCGTGTACTTCGCGCCGGCGTCCTGGGCGAGCAGGGTAGCGAGCGTCGGCAGCGTGTCGTGCAAGGTCTTTTCCAGCGTCCACGGCGGGTTGATGATGAACATCCCGCTGCCGTGCATGCCGTAGCCGTCGCGGGATGGTGCCTTGACTTCCAGCGTCGCGTGCAGCCAGTTGGCCGCACCTAGCCGTTTCAGCTTGTCCGGCAACTGGCGGGATTCGGGTTTGCCGAGCATCGGATACCACAGCGCGTAGGTGCCGGTCGAAAAACGTTTGAGTGAATCCTGTAGCGTCTTGACGACAGCCGTGTAGTCGCCCTTGGTTTCGTAGGACGGATCGATGAGAACGAGCGCCCGGCGCGGTGGTGGCGGCAGGATGGCCTTGAGGCCGGCAAAGCCGTCGCCGTCG contains:
- a CDS encoding nucleotide pyrophosphohydrolase, whose amino-acid sequence is MSDFSALTAALLAFRDERDWQQFHTLRNLITSLNLEAAELLELTQWKSDAEVEALPADPQTAEALRDECADILLYLLLIADTAGIDLAAAARAKLAKNAEKYPVDKAYGSRAKYTELG
- a CDS encoding 23S rRNA (adenine(2030)-N(6))-methyltransferase RlmJ; this translates as MLSYRHAFHAGNHADVLKHLILIEIAQYMAEKPAPFWIIDTHAGAGRYALDSAHATKLSEYRDGVARLWEAKGLPKAALNYLDFVKMLNPDGQLRHYPGSPWLARQLLRDSDRLRLYEMHSTDGKLLMECFKGSGREVAITDGDGFAGLKAILPPPPRRALVLIDPSYETKGDYTAVVKTLQDSLKRFSTGTYALWYPMLGKPESRQLPDKLKRLGAANWLHATLEVKAPSRDGYGMHGSGMFIINPPWTLEKTLHDTLPTLATLLAQDAGAKYTLESEST